A stretch of the Actinomyces faecalis genome encodes the following:
- the rhaI gene encoding L-rhamnose isomerase: MTTPTLSDLSPEVRSLLETQTIELPSWAFGNSGTRFRVFTTAGVPRDPFEKIDDVAQVNAFTGVTPRVSLHIPWDKVEDYAALRAYAEERGVTIGTINSNVFQDEDYKLGSLTNPDERIRAKAVAHHLECIDVMRATGSPTLKIWLADGTNYPGQDSIRERQDRLADSLAQIYAALDEDQQLILEYKFFEPAFYHTDVPDWGTSLTHCLALGERAKVVLDTGHHAPGTNIEFIVAQLLRLGRLGAFDFNSRFYADDDLIVGAADPYQLFRIMNEIVATGALAPDSGVSFMLDQCHNLEEKIPGEIRSATNVQEATAKALLVDRETLRSAQRAGDVLAANDVFVDAFNTDVRPLLAELRESQGLAPDPMKAFLASGYLDKVRSERVGGTAAGWGA, translated from the coding sequence ATGACCACTCCTACCCTCTCCGACCTCTCCCCCGAGGTGCGTAGTCTCCTGGAGACCCAGACCATCGAGCTGCCCAGCTGGGCCTTCGGAAACTCCGGCACCCGCTTCCGCGTCTTCACCACTGCCGGCGTACCCCGCGACCCCTTCGAGAAGATCGACGACGTCGCCCAGGTCAACGCCTTCACCGGCGTCACCCCACGCGTGTCCCTCCACATCCCGTGGGACAAGGTGGAGGACTACGCCGCCCTGCGCGCCTACGCCGAGGAGCGCGGCGTGACGATCGGCACCATCAACTCCAACGTCTTCCAGGACGAGGACTACAAGCTGGGCTCCCTGACCAACCCGGACGAGAGGATCCGAGCCAAGGCCGTCGCCCACCACCTGGAGTGCATCGACGTCATGCGCGCCACCGGCTCCCCGACCCTCAAGATCTGGCTGGCCGACGGCACCAACTACCCCGGCCAGGACTCCATCCGCGAGCGCCAGGACCGCCTGGCCGACTCCCTGGCCCAGATCTACGCTGCCCTGGACGAGGACCAGCAGCTCATCCTGGAGTACAAGTTCTTCGAGCCGGCCTTCTACCACACCGACGTCCCGGACTGGGGCACCTCGCTGACCCACTGCCTGGCGCTAGGCGAGCGCGCCAAGGTCGTCCTCGACACCGGCCACCACGCCCCGGGCACGAACATCGAGTTCATCGTGGCCCAGTTGCTGCGCCTGGGCCGCCTGGGCGCCTTCGACTTCAACTCCCGCTTCTACGCCGACGACGACCTCATCGTGGGCGCGGCCGACCCCTACCAGCTCTTCCGCATCATGAACGAGATCGTCGCCACCGGCGCGCTGGCCCCTGACTCAGGCGTCAGCTTCATGCTCGACCAGTGCCACAACCTGGAGGAGAAGATCCCCGGCGAGATCCGCTCGGCCACCAACGTCCAGGAGGCCACCGCCAAGGCGCTGCTCGTGGACCGTGAGACCCTGCGGTCAGCCCAGCGAGCCGGTGACGTCCTGGCCGCCAACGACGTCTTCGTCGACGCCTTCAACACCGACGTCCGTCCCCTGCTCGCCGAGCTGCGCGAGTCCCAGGGCCTGGCACCGGACCCGATGAAGGCCTTCCTCGCCTCGGGCTACCTGGACAAGGTCCGATCCGAGCGCGTGGGCGGTACCGCTGCGGGCTGGGGCGCGTGA